The Bacteroidota bacterium genome includes a region encoding these proteins:
- a CDS encoding metallophosphoesterase family protein yields MLIGILSDTHGYFHPAIPDYLSGVDLILHAGDIGTTSILDQLEALAPTRAVWGNVDGQDIRHRTEKHMRIKYAGLKFWMTHIAGHQKAWQRNMDKQLAVEPPDIFICGHSHILRVERVKSLGNMLYINPGAAGRQGFHQVKTCLRLKIEAGKAKQVEVVHLDEK; encoded by the coding sequence ATGCTCATAGGTATTCTCTCTGATACCCACGGTTATTTCCATCCCGCAATTCCTGACTATCTCAGTGGTGTAGACCTGATTTTGCACGCCGGAGATATTGGTACAACCAGCATTCTCGACCAGCTTGAAGCCCTTGCGCCTACCCGGGCTGTATGGGGAAACGTTGATGGACAAGACATTCGGCACCGTACAGAGAAACACATGCGGATCAAGTATGCCGGCTTGAAGTTCTGGATGACACACATCGCAGGCCATCAGAAAGCTTGGCAGCGAAACATGGACAAACAGTTGGCCGTTGAGCCTCCCGACATCTTTATCTGTGGACACAGCCATATTTTGCGGGTAGAACGCGTAAAGTCACTCGGCAATATGCTGTATATTAATCCTGGCGCTGCAGGCCGGCAGGGATTTCACCAGGTCAAAACCTGTTTACGACTAAAAATTGAGGCAGGCAAAGCCAAACAAGTCGAGGTGGTTCACCTGGACGAAAAGTAG
- a CDS encoding aldo/keto reductase translates to MKYRRFGRTGWQVSEVGYGMWGMGGWKGSDDRESLKSLNHAVALGCNFFDTAWAYGEGHSEKLLGELVRSNSDRKLYTASKIPAKNFTWPSRREFSLDDCYPPAHIEEYVVDSLKNTGLECIDLMQFHVWEDHWLSDERWLRKMEDLKARGMIGAVGISLNRWETWNGIAAVRSGAVDAVQVIYNIFDQNPEDELFPACEEKDVAVIARVPFDEGTLTGILTKETTWPEGDWRNTYFVPENLHASVDRAEALRPLVPGDMDMPEMALRFILNNQSVSTIIPGMRKLRHVEANMAASEKGPLAQALHTQLKAHRWDREPTSWSQ, encoded by the coding sequence ATGAAATACAGAAGGTTTGGACGCACGGGATGGCAGGTTAGCGAAGTTGGCTACGGGATGTGGGGCATGGGCGGTTGGAAAGGATCTGACGACAGGGAATCATTGAAGTCACTCAATCATGCGGTAGCGTTAGGGTGTAATTTCTTTGATACCGCCTGGGCGTATGGCGAAGGACATAGCGAAAAACTGCTTGGCGAATTGGTGCGTTCAAATTCAGACAGGAAACTATATACGGCATCTAAAATTCCCGCCAAGAACTTCACCTGGCCCAGCCGGCGCGAGTTCTCATTGGACGATTGTTATCCGCCTGCGCATATCGAGGAATACGTTGTAGACAGCCTGAAAAACACCGGCCTGGAGTGTATTGACCTGATGCAGTTTCACGTGTGGGAAGACCACTGGCTCTCAGATGAACGGTGGCTGCGTAAAATGGAGGACCTGAAAGCGCGGGGTATGATTGGTGCAGTTGGGATCAGTTTGAACCGCTGGGAAACCTGGAATGGGATTGCCGCCGTTCGCAGCGGCGCAGTGGATGCTGTGCAAGTGATCTACAATATTTTCGACCAAAACCCGGAAGATGAGCTTTTTCCGGCGTGTGAGGAAAAGGATGTTGCCGTCATTGCGCGTGTACCATTTGATGAAGGGACCCTGACAGGCATTCTAACCAAAGAAACAACCTGGCCAGAGGGAGATTGGCGCAATACCTATTTTGTACCGGAGAACTTGCATGCAAGCGTAGATCGGGCTGAAGCCCTGCGTCCGTTGGTGCCAGGAGACATGGATATGCCGGAAATGGCCCTCCGCTTCATTCTCAATAACCAAAGTGTTAGTACTATTATTCCGGGAATGCGTAAATTACGACACGTTGAAGCAAATATGGCAGCCAGCGAAAAAGGACCCCTGGCACAAGCGCTGCATACACAGCTGAAGGCACATCGATGGGATCGCGAACCAACGTCGTGGTCCCAATAA
- a CDS encoding metal-dependent hydrolase encodes MELTYFGHSAFQLKTDDVTLLFDPFITGNPLAASVVKAEDLNPDVILLTHAHGDHWGDTAPIALRTGALLVANYEICEYIKRNHNHPRVHAMNTGGSWTFDWGKVTFVQATHSSSFPDGTYGGCPNGLVLHIAGKCIYNLGDTGPFAEMAWIGEEHAIDVALMPVGDCFTMGPQGAIRAASLLKPKLSIPMHYNTFPPIEIDMPEWEGGMADKGFETKVLAPGETILL; translated from the coding sequence ATGGAACTTACTTATTTTGGCCACTCTGCATTCCAGCTGAAAACAGACGATGTAACGTTGTTGTTTGACCCGTTCATTACAGGCAATCCCCTCGCTGCTTCTGTTGTGAAAGCAGAAGATTTAAATCCTGATGTTATTCTGCTTACGCACGCGCATGGTGACCATTGGGGAGATACAGCCCCGATTGCACTGCGTACCGGGGCTTTACTGGTTGCGAATTATGAGATCTGTGAATACATAAAACGCAACCACAACCACCCACGCGTTCACGCAATGAATACCGGGGGGAGTTGGACTTTCGATTGGGGGAAAGTGACCTTTGTACAGGCCACCCACTCTTCTTCTTTCCCCGATGGGACCTACGGCGGATGCCCCAATGGGCTTGTTTTGCATATAGCAGGGAAGTGTATCTACAACCTCGGTGATACGGGCCCATTTGCTGAAATGGCCTGGATTGGCGAAGAACACGCCATTGATGTGGCGCTGATGCCGGTGGGTGATTGTTTTACAATGGGACCGCAAGGTGCCATCCGCGCAGCATCTTTGCTTAAGCCCAAGCTCAGCATTCCGATGCATTATAACACCTTCCCGCCCATCGAAATTGATATGCCAGAATGGGAAGGTGGCATGGCTGATAAAGGTTTTGAGACAAAAGTTTTGGCTCCTGGGGAAACGATTTTGCTCTAG
- a CDS encoding serine hydrolase domain-containing protein — MNKGLLVLVLLLLFSCQKENKVPDSTSQSLTARLDSLYEADVYRGFSVAVVNEDGLLYNRGFGFADVAAGRPYTEETIINIASVSKVFVGVALLKAQELNLLDLDDPIGDYLPFTVANPKHPEVPITLRHLATHTSSIVDGDTYLETDYINKDDVPIGPALQERYKSYYQNPSSAWMPLADYLRKLLQAGEVWYADSMYADRAPGALFEYSNIGTALCALVIELAAEMPFHAFTTQHIFEPLGMSATGWRFEDVDMASYSKLYLDDKELPYYTILSYPDGALISSSTDLGLFLSELIQGYNGRGLLLSSEGYEALFASQLSDTQLDGREGFNAGLFIEKHLAYNDIGHSGGDPGVNTLMFFDSETLTGRVMILNSDSDKENSYDIYWGIWNALDDHAVSFDTAD, encoded by the coding sequence ATGAACAAAGGCCTGCTGGTCCTCGTGTTGTTGCTCCTGTTTTCCTGCCAGAAAGAAAACAAGGTCCCTGATTCAACGTCGCAATCTTTAACAGCAAGGCTTGACAGCCTGTACGAGGCAGATGTTTATAGAGGGTTCTCGGTTGCTGTTGTAAACGAAGATGGGCTGCTGTACAACCGTGGTTTTGGTTTTGCAGATGTTGCGGCCGGCCGGCCCTATACAGAAGAGACAATCATCAACATTGCTTCTGTCTCCAAAGTGTTTGTTGGCGTAGCGTTGTTAAAAGCCCAGGAGTTGAATCTGCTTGACCTTGATGATCCGATAGGTGATTACCTGCCGTTTACTGTCGCAAACCCAAAGCACCCGGAAGTCCCCATCACGCTGCGGCACCTGGCTACCCATACCAGCTCAATTGTTGATGGGGATACATACCTGGAAACCGACTACATCAACAAAGACGATGTACCGATCGGGCCTGCGCTGCAGGAACGCTACAAGTCGTATTACCAAAACCCTTCCTCTGCATGGATGCCGTTGGCCGATTACCTGCGTAAACTCCTGCAAGCAGGAGAGGTGTGGTATGCAGACAGTATGTACGCCGACAGGGCGCCCGGGGCGCTGTTTGAGTACAGCAACATCGGGACGGCTTTGTGCGCGCTTGTTATTGAGTTAGCTGCCGAGATGCCATTTCATGCGTTTACCACCCAGCATATTTTTGAACCGCTTGGTATGTCTGCAACCGGCTGGCGGTTTGAAGACGTAGACATGGCGTCTTATTCAAAGCTGTACCTCGACGATAAAGAACTGCCGTATTACACCATCCTGTCCTATCCTGATGGTGCGCTCATTTCTTCGAGTACGGACCTTGGTCTTTTCCTGTCCGAACTCATACAGGGGTACAATGGCCGAGGTCTGTTGCTGTCTTCGGAAGGGTATGAAGCGCTGTTTGCATCACAGTTGAGCGATACGCAGTTGGACGGGCGAGAAGGATTTAACGCCGGCCTGTTCATCGAAAAGCATCTGGCGTACAATGACATCGGACACAGCGGTGGCGACCCCGGGGTAAACACCCTGATGTTCTTTGATTCAGAGACCCTTACTGGGAGGGTAATGATTTTGAATAGCGACTCTGACAAAGAAAATAGCTACGATATCTACTGGGGCATCTGGAATGCACTGGATGACCATGCGGTCAGTTTTGATACTGCCGATTAG
- a CDS encoding carboxylate-amine ligase encodes MKEPSFSVGIEEEYLLVDQATGNLIREAPPSMLSECEDILEKQVTPEFFQSQIEVGTRVCNTFDEARGELSRLRRAVSDVAQSHGLAIIAASTHPFTSTESQKHTDKDRYAILARDMQAVARRMVISGMHVHVGIEDDDLRIDMMDQTRYILPHLLAISTSSPFWEGDNTGLMSYRIAVWNELPRTGLPEHFASFAEYHRHVDVLVDAGVIEDSSKVWWDIRPSMRFPTLEMRVADICTHLEDGICIAALYRCWLRMLYRLRVNNQRWRTYANLLLNENRWRAQRYGFEKGLIDYGHGTITPYARLLDELLDHIQEDAEFFDCVAEVRHARTILGQGTSAHWQLKAYQEAKSAGADHQQALKVVVDMLIKETLHGVD; translated from the coding sequence CTGAAAGAACCCAGTTTTAGTGTTGGTATTGAAGAAGAATACCTCCTCGTAGATCAGGCAACAGGCAACCTGATTCGGGAAGCGCCGCCTTCCATGTTATCTGAGTGCGAAGACATTCTCGAAAAACAGGTAACCCCCGAATTCTTTCAGTCGCAGATAGAAGTGGGTACCCGGGTTTGCAATACCTTTGATGAAGCCCGCGGCGAATTGTCGCGCCTGCGCCGCGCAGTCTCCGATGTTGCACAAAGCCATGGACTGGCCATCATCGCGGCCTCTACCCATCCTTTTACAAGCACAGAGAGTCAGAAGCACACCGATAAAGACCGATACGCCATTCTCGCACGCGACATGCAGGCTGTTGCCCGCCGCATGGTAATTAGCGGGATGCACGTACACGTAGGGATTGAAGACGATGACCTGCGCATCGACATGATGGACCAGACGCGCTATATCCTGCCCCATCTGCTGGCGATTAGTACATCTTCTCCGTTTTGGGAGGGCGATAACACGGGCTTGATGTCATATCGCATCGCTGTTTGGAATGAACTGCCCCGTACCGGGCTCCCAGAACACTTTGCAAGTTTCGCCGAATACCATCGGCATGTCGATGTGCTGGTGGATGCTGGCGTTATTGAAGATAGCTCCAAGGTTTGGTGGGACATCCGCCCGAGCATGCGCTTCCCTACGCTGGAGATGCGCGTGGCTGACATCTGCACCCATTTGGAAGATGGCATCTGCATCGCGGCCCTTTACCGCTGCTGGCTCCGGATGCTGTACCGTCTCCGTGTAAACAACCAGCGTTGGCGCACCTATGCCAACTTGCTGCTCAACGAAAACCGGTGGCGCGCGCAGCGTTATGGCTTTGAAAAAGGATTGATTGATTACGGTCATGGCACCATCACGCCGTATGCAAGACTGCTTGACGAGTTGCTCGACCATATCCAGGAAGACGCCGAGTTTTTTGATTGCGTTGCAGAAGTTCGTCATGCCCGTACAATCCTTGGGCAAGGCACCAGTGCGCACTGGCAGTTAAAAGCGTATCAGGAGGCGAAGTCTGCCGGCGCTGACCACCAGCAAGCGCTCAAGGTTGTGGTTGATATGCTGATCAAAGAGACCCTGCACGGCGTAGACTGA
- a CDS encoding SpoIIE family protein phosphatase, translating to MPGSTSHEQRTTRHDLRALYETSQMLSSSLDLEFILNNLLLTAMSKLLVTRGVALLYKEDEGCYHVLKVKGLPDIDAGAKIRLDELHSGELIGADDIPEELARHQIVMLLPVAFGHRKIGLIGLGPKATGKAFDPEELEFILSLVNMSSASVLNSLMVEELQHTNRELDGKVQQLNTLFDLSQEFNSTVDREKLVKLLAFALMGQMLVNKHLFLLKRSGDDEDETSMLQVVASQGVKKEVCSAQVLDNLAGLKKELQFENPAEAPEEWRPLCDEGLALILPIQHKNETSAILCLGPKMTGQAYQPDDIDLLYALGNLAFVSIQNSYLVEQQIEKERLEEEMRLARDIQERLLPRETPEVSGLQMASLALPSRHVGGDYFDLVAQQNGSILIAIADVTGKGVPAALLMANLQACLHTMVPMDLTMEEFIGHMNRVICQNTSFDKFITAFTGLYHPETRRFEYVNAGHNPPMLLRKDGALELLEEGGLLLGVMQDMPYKRGSVDLLPGDILVSFTDGVTEAMSPEEEEFHEDRLEAILREHQNESAQHILNAVRTAIVDFTGSETQLSDDLTMIVMKVVS from the coding sequence ATGCCCGGAAGTACCTCACACGAGCAACGGACAACCCGCCACGATTTGCGGGCCCTGTATGAAACGAGCCAGATGCTGAGCTCGTCTCTTGATCTGGAATTTATCCTGAACAATTTGCTCCTTACCGCGATGAGCAAACTGCTCGTAACCCGCGGGGTAGCGTTGCTGTACAAGGAAGACGAAGGATGTTACCATGTGCTCAAAGTGAAAGGGCTGCCCGACATCGACGCCGGCGCAAAAATCAGGCTTGATGAATTACATTCCGGTGAACTGATTGGTGCAGATGACATTCCCGAAGAACTGGCCCGGCACCAGATTGTCATGCTGTTGCCCGTTGCCTTTGGCCATCGAAAAATCGGTTTGATTGGTCTCGGGCCGAAAGCAACAGGAAAGGCATTTGATCCCGAAGAGTTGGAGTTCATCCTGTCGCTGGTCAATATGTCGTCTGCCTCGGTGCTCAACTCGCTCATGGTTGAAGAACTCCAGCATACCAATCGAGAGCTGGATGGCAAAGTACAGCAGTTGAACACCCTGTTTGATCTGTCACAGGAATTCAACTCAACGGTGGATCGCGAGAAACTCGTCAAATTACTTGCCTTTGCGCTGATGGGGCAGATGTTGGTCAATAAACACCTGTTTCTGCTCAAGCGAAGTGGAGACGATGAGGATGAAACCTCAATGCTTCAGGTTGTGGCTTCACAAGGGGTGAAAAAGGAAGTGTGCTCTGCACAGGTATTGGATAACCTCGCTGGCCTTAAAAAAGAATTACAGTTTGAGAACCCTGCTGAAGCACCCGAAGAATGGCGCCCGCTATGTGACGAAGGCCTTGCGCTCATTCTGCCTATTCAGCATAAAAATGAAACAAGCGCTATTCTTTGCCTTGGTCCCAAAATGACCGGGCAGGCTTACCAGCCGGATGACATCGATCTGCTCTATGCCCTCGGTAACCTGGCGTTTGTATCGATTCAGAACAGCTATCTCGTAGAACAGCAGATCGAAAAGGAGCGCCTGGAAGAAGAGATGCGGCTTGCGCGTGATATTCAGGAGCGTCTGTTGCCGCGGGAGACGCCGGAAGTTTCTGGCTTACAGATGGCCTCGCTCGCCCTGCCAAGCCGGCATGTAGGCGGCGATTACTTTGACCTGGTTGCCCAGCAAAATGGTAGCATCCTGATTGCAATTGCAGATGTGACCGGCAAAGGTGTGCCGGCTGCACTGCTCATGGCAAACCTGCAGGCCTGTTTGCATACCATGGTGCCAATGGACCTCACCATGGAAGAGTTTATCGGCCATATGAACCGCGTTATCTGCCAGAATACCAGCTTTGACAAGTTCATTACGGCTTTTACTGGACTATATCACCCGGAAACGCGCCGCTTCGAATATGTAAACGCCGGCCATAATCCGCCCATGCTTCTCCGGAAAGATGGTGCACTCGAACTGCTTGAAGAAGGAGGGCTCTTGCTCGGTGTAATGCAAGATATGCCGTATAAACGCGGAAGCGTAGACCTGTTGCCGGGGGATATTCTCGTTTCTTTTACCGATGGGGTTACGGAGGCCATGAGCCCGGAAGAGGAGGAGTTTCACGAAGACCGACTCGAAGCAATTCTGCGCGAACACCAGAACGAATCTGCACAGCACATCCTAAACGCTGTACGTACTGCCATTGTTGATTTTACAGGCAGCGAAACACAACTCAGCGATGACCTCACCATGATTGTAATGAAAGTGGTCAGTTAG
- the bamA gene encoding outer membrane protein assembly factor BamA, translating into MHVFSVFLLTIAFLALPAVSPPMLIAQPVAQPVAQTGYTSVPPSEIERITVSGIDDERLKNFLLSASGLRKGQRVVLPNDPAFAVAIRAIYRLEQFSHVEIRKADSTDGLHVEIHVIPYPKLDRYHFTGISPKEEKHLRRLLPLHFTATVRPADIDRARWTIKRELREKGYHLAEVEAVQTPKEDGTVDIEFNISTGPVVRIKNISIEGNEEVSDREIRRAMETSQRTWWKFWDKGRFDEKQFKMDQERVLTFLHGKGFYDARVLSDSVWLVSDADKPGLNVALTVFEGPRYTINSVTWEGNTLFADEALNVWLDVAPGDVYNLSKLEENLYGNGGSRDVSSRYMNLGYMRFGVQPSITVVAGNKLDLVFEVQEGEPYVFGDIEITGNHTTNDHVVRRELYSIPGEQFSRAAIQESIRRLMQSGHVSQQTLKQGPGVTVDDENKRVNLRYDIEEANFPRPQITGSVGQFGLVLGVNMAFNNFSLQKALQKGAWQPLPSGDGQQIGFNVQANGANYQQYGFNFTEPWFRGKPAPLGFDVSYTHIAGAAVASDLTGSFNTFATRLFHDRRLRWPSPFFDIGTSVEYRSFKNSIYEELPQGKNQQLALTQFISHNTTNHPIFASRGVHHRLSGEVGLPVDGFVQYHKWRFQSSWNLPLTSNGRLSLNAGTELGYIGALNGQPVNFERFVLGGSPLDAQGLGTTPILGTDVVYLRGYPLGAFEDPTEENVTGARFLTKYTSEFRWMAVQQPQLQLMPYAFFDAANTWNDAEAVSVKGLLRSAGFGMRAQLPMLGLLEIVYGRNLDRYVPPAGSSSSGASSWGLQFSIGRKFNF; encoded by the coding sequence ATGCACGTATTTAGCGTTTTCCTGCTTACGATAGCGTTTCTGGCACTGCCGGCGGTATCTCCTCCGATGCTCATTGCCCAACCGGTTGCACAACCTGTTGCGCAAACGGGTTACACCTCCGTTCCGCCTTCAGAAATTGAGCGCATCACGGTTTCTGGCATTGACGACGAGCGCCTCAAGAACTTCCTCTTGAGCGCAAGCGGACTCCGAAAAGGGCAGCGTGTGGTGCTGCCCAATGACCCTGCATTTGCTGTTGCCATACGCGCCATTTACCGGCTAGAACAGTTTTCACATGTGGAGATCAGAAAGGCGGATTCTACCGATGGTTTGCATGTAGAAATTCATGTGATTCCCTACCCCAAACTGGACCGTTACCACTTTACTGGCATCTCACCCAAAGAAGAGAAACACCTTCGCCGATTACTACCGCTGCATTTTACCGCAACTGTAAGGCCGGCAGACATTGATCGTGCCCGCTGGACCATCAAACGCGAGCTGCGCGAAAAAGGGTACCATTTGGCAGAGGTTGAAGCTGTCCAGACACCAAAAGAAGATGGTACCGTTGACATCGAGTTCAACATCTCGACGGGGCCAGTAGTACGCATTAAAAACATCTCCATCGAAGGCAACGAGGAAGTGAGTGATCGTGAGATCCGGCGCGCCATGGAAACTTCGCAGCGTACTTGGTGGAAATTTTGGGACAAGGGACGGTTTGACGAAAAGCAATTTAAAATGGACCAGGAGCGGGTACTCACCTTTCTCCATGGGAAAGGATTTTATGATGCCCGGGTGCTGAGTGATTCGGTATGGCTGGTGTCTGATGCAGACAAACCAGGCCTCAATGTTGCATTGACCGTATTCGAGGGCCCCCGGTATACCATCAATTCGGTTACCTGGGAAGGCAATACACTGTTTGCGGACGAGGCCTTGAATGTATGGCTGGATGTGGCGCCCGGCGACGTATACAATCTCTCGAAACTAGAAGAAAATCTGTATGGAAATGGAGGGAGTCGGGATGTATCCAGCCGCTACATGAACCTGGGCTATATGCGGTTTGGGGTGCAGCCCAGTATCACGGTGGTGGCCGGCAACAAACTTGATCTTGTTTTTGAAGTACAGGAAGGAGAGCCGTACGTTTTTGGTGATATTGAAATTACAGGCAATCACACGACGAACGACCACGTTGTGCGGCGCGAACTGTATAGCATTCCTGGTGAGCAGTTCAGCCGGGCCGCTATTCAGGAGTCGATTCGCCGGCTGATGCAATCAGGGCACGTGAGCCAGCAAACCCTCAAGCAAGGACCAGGCGTAACCGTTGACGATGAAAATAAACGGGTTAACCTGCGCTACGACATCGAAGAGGCCAATTTCCCACGTCCCCAGATCACGGGCAGCGTGGGGCAGTTTGGTCTGGTGCTGGGCGTTAACATGGCATTCAACAATTTCTCGCTGCAAAAAGCCCTGCAAAAAGGCGCATGGCAACCGTTGCCGTCAGGCGATGGGCAGCAAATTGGTTTCAACGTGCAGGCAAACGGCGCGAATTACCAGCAGTACGGATTCAATTTCACAGAGCCATGGTTCAGGGGCAAGCCGGCGCCGCTGGGCTTTGATGTATCGTATACCCACATCGCTGGCGCAGCCGTTGCGTCTGATTTGACCGGTAGCTTCAATACGTTTGCTACACGCCTATTCCACGACCGCCGGCTCCGGTGGCCCAGTCCGTTTTTTGACATTGGCACGTCTGTCGAATACCGATCTTTCAAAAACAGCATCTATGAAGAGCTGCCGCAAGGGAAAAACCAGCAACTGGCATTAACGCAGTTTATCAGTCACAACACAACCAACCATCCCATTTTTGCTTCGCGGGGCGTGCATCACCGGCTCTCTGGTGAAGTCGGGCTGCCTGTAGATGGATTTGTACAGTACCACAAGTGGCGGTTTCAGTCGAGTTGGAATTTACCGCTCACCAGCAACGGTCGGCTTTCGCTTAATGCGGGTACAGAATTGGGGTACATTGGCGCACTTAATGGCCAGCCTGTAAACTTTGAGCGCTTTGTGCTTGGCGGATCGCCGCTGGATGCGCAAGGCTTGGGCACTACGCCTATTCTTGGGACCGATGTAGTGTACCTGCGCGGATATCCCTTGGGCGCTTTCGAGGACCCAACAGAGGAAAATGTAACGGGTGCCCGTTTTCTGACCAAGTACACGTCTGAATTTCGCTGGATGGCTGTTCAGCAACCCCAGTTGCAGCTAATGCCCTATGCCTTTTTTGATGCTGCCAATACGTGGAACGATGCTGAAGCGGTTAGCGTGAAGGGGCTGCTCCGGTCGGCCGGCTTTGGCATGCGCGCCCAACTTCCGATGCTAGGCCTACTGGAAATAGTTTATGGTCGAAACCTGGATCGCTATGTGCCGCCAGCCGGCAGCAGCAGTTCCGGTGCTTCATCCTGGGGCCTCCAATTCTCGATTGGCAGAAAGTTTAATTTCTAA